From the genome of Impatiens glandulifera chromosome 9, dImpGla2.1, whole genome shotgun sequence, one region includes:
- the LOC124916774 gene encoding FT-interacting protein 7: MAAGSVRKLFVEVCNAKNLMPKDGLGTASAYAIADFDGQRKRSKTIVRDLNPEWNEKLEFFVHDTDSMASEVLEVNLYNDKKTVKRSTFLGKVKIAGNMFAKSGSEALIYYPLEKRSVFSQIKGEIGLKVWFVDEIIPPPPPAEDGKTTEVEKKVEEKPPEKEEEKKADEKTEAKNDDESKNKDDKPNPSEEVKKEENPKPAENPKTEEAPPPATPPPPPPQPDDTDNRKQQDKIITPRKQTDLSANDRELRSFTGDRNRGSYDLVDPMPFLFVRVMKVKRTNPEADSSQYAKLVIGTHSIKTKTQLQGKDWDQVFAFNKEVLNSTSLEVSVWSEKKGEDGNPIETSLGTVSFDLLEIPKRVPPDSPLAPQWYTMDGLPENSPASDIMLAVWIGTQADESFQEAWQSDSGGLIPETRAKVYLSPKLWYLRVTVIQTQDLRLGSGQSEPKVKNPDLYVKAQLGSQLFKTGRTTIGSSSSSSNPTWNEDLVFVAAEPFEPYLMITVEDLSNGRSIGQSKIHVASIDRITDDKSEPRSRWFNLIGDENTPYAGRIHVRVCLEGGYHVLDEVPHFTSDVRPAAKELSKPPIGLLELGIRGATNLLPVKTRDGSHGTTDAYVVAKYGPKWVRTRTILDRFNPRWNEQYTWDVYDPCTVLTIGVFDNGRYESAEMKKSGKDLRIGKLRLRLSTLETNRAYVGSYSLMVLLPGGVKKMGEIEIAVRFTCSSWLSLIQAYHTPMLPRMHYVNPLGPAQQDILRHTAMRIVMVRMARSEPALGQEVVQHMLDSDTHIWSMRRSKANWFRVVGCLCKVASLAKWVDGIRKWIHPPTTILMHILLLAIVLFPDLILPTVFMYAFLILALRFRYRQRISLAVDTRLSCLDMVGIDDLDEELDGFPTVRSPEQIRVRYDRLRAIGGRVQTLLGDVAAQGERLEGLFSWKDPRATGIFVVVCLLASLMFYAVPFKVVVLGFGFYLLRHPRFRGDMPSIPVNFFRRLPSLSDQIL, translated from the coding sequence ATGGCGGCTGGTTCAGTCAGAAAGCTCTTTGTTGAAGTCTGTAATGCAAAGAATTTGATGCCGAAAGATGGGTTAGGAACCGCAAGTGCTTATGCGATTGCGGATTTCGATGGCCAGAGGAAGAGGAGTAAGACTATTGTTCGCGATCTAAATCCTGAATGGAATGAAAAGCTTGAGTTTTTCGTTCATGATACCGATTCAATGGCGTCTGAAGTTCTTGAAGTCAATCTTTATAATGACAAGAAAACGGTAAAAAGAAGCACTTTTCTTGGTAAAGTTAAAATTGCTGGTAATATGTTTGCGAAATCTGGATCGGAGGCACTCATTTATTATCCATTGGAGAAAAGAAGTGTCTTTTCTCAGATCAAAGGCGAGATTGGTCTCAAAGTTTGGTTTGTTGATGAAATTATTCCACCTCCACCACCGGCGGAGGATGGAAAAACAACGGAGGTGGAGAAGAAAGTGGAAGAGAAGCCGCCGGAgaaggaagaagagaaaaaagcTGATGAAAAAACGGAGGCGAAGAATGATGATGAGAGTAAGAACAAAGACGATAAGCCGAACCCATCTGAGGAAGTTAAAAAGGAAGAGAATCCAAAGCCGGCTGAGAATCCAAAGACAGAGGAAGCTCCTCCGCCTGCgacgccgccgccgccgccgccgcaaCCCGACGATACAGACAATCGGAAACAACAAGACAAGATCATAACTCCCAGAAAACAAACAGATCTATCTGCGAACGATCGGGAGCTCCGGTCATTTACAGGCGATCGGAATCGAGGGTCTTATGATCTTGTCGATCCAATGCCTTTCCTATTCGTACGAGTCATGAAGGTGAAACGAACAAATCCAGAAGCCGATTCTTCACAATATGCAAAGCTTGTAATCGGAACTCACAGCATCAAAACAAAAACCCAGTTACAAGGGAAAGATTGGGACCAAGTTTTCGCCTTCAACAAAGAAGTCTTGAATTCAACCTCGCTAGAAGTCTCAGTCTGGTCGGAGAAGAAAGGTGAAGACGGTAACCCTATTGAAACATCTCTCGGAACTGTATCTTTTGATCTTCTAGAAATCCCAAAACGAGTCCCACCGGACAGTCCACTTGCGCCGCAATGGTACACTATGGACGGATTGCCGGAAAATTCTCCGGCATCCGATATCATGCTCGCCGTTTGGATCGGAACTCAAGCCGATGAATCGTTTCAAGAAGCATGGCAATCAGATTCAGGCGGGTTAATACCGGAGACACGAGCCAAAGTTTACCTCTCACCGAAGCTGTGGTATCTGAGAGTAACGGTTATCCAAACCCAAGATCTCCGATTAGGTTCGGGTCAATCCGAGCCTAAAGTCAAGAATCCAGATTTATACGTTAAAGCCCAGCTCGGTTCACAGTTGTTCAAAACGGGTCGGACTACAATCGGGTCATCAAGCTCCTCCTCTAACCCTACATGGAATGAAGATCTAGTTTTCGTGGCGGCTGAGCCGTTCGAGCCGTATCTAATGATCACAGTCGAAGACTTATCCAACGGTCGGTCCATAGGTCAATCAAAAATCCACGTGGCAAGCATTGACAGGATAACCGATGACAAATCCGAACCCAGATCAAGATGGTTCAATTTAATCGGCGACGAAAACACTCCTTACGCCGGTAGAATACACGTGCGTGTTTGCTTAGAAGGAGGGTATCACGTGCTTGACGAGGTTCCCCATTTCACCAGCGATGTCCGACCAGCCGCCAAAGAGCTATCTAAGCCGCCAATTGGACTACTCGAATTGGGTATCCGCGGCGCCACGAATCTGCTCCCGGTGAAGACCAGAGACGGTTCACACGGCACAACCGATGCTTATGTGGTCGCGAAATACGGACCAAAGTGGGTCCGAACACGGACAATTCTCGACCGGTTCAATCCCCGTTGGAACGAACAGTATACATGGGATGTATATGATCCCTGCACTGTACTAACAATTGGAGTATTCGACAATGGGAGATACGAATCAGCTGAAATGAAGAAAAGTGGGAAGGATTTGAGAATTGGGAAATTGAGATTGAGGCTTTCTACATTAGAAACAAACAGAGCTTATGTGGGTTCATACTCATTGATGGTATTACTTCCAGGTGGGGTGAAGAAGATGGGTGAGATAGAAATTGCAGTTAGATTCACATGTTCATCTTGGTTAAGCTTAATTCAAGCCTATCACACTCCAATGCTTCCAAGAATGCATTATGTAAACCCATTAGGACCTGCGCAACAGGATATATTGAGGCACACGGCTATGAGAATCGTAATGGTTCGAATGGCCCGATCTGAACCTGCATTAGGGCAGGAAGTTGTACAACATATGCTTGATTCGGACACTCATATATGGAGCATGAGAAGAAGTAAGGCGAATTGGTTCAGAGTGGTTGGATGTTTGTGCAAGGTGGCGTCTTTGGCTAAATGGGTTGATGGAATAAGGAAATGGATACACCCACCGACGACAATTCTGATGCATATATTACTATTGGCAATCGTTTTGTTTCCTGATTTGATTTTACCTACGGTTTTCATGTATGCGTTTTTGATACTAGCATTGAGGTTTCGATACCGGCAAAGGATTTCACTTGCGGTGGATACACGGCTGTCGTGTTTGGATATGGTGGGAATTGATGATCTTGATGAGGAGCTTGATGGGTTTCCGACGGTGAGGTCGCCGGAGCAAATTCGAGTTAGATATGATAGACTTCGGGCGATTGGGGGACGGGTTCAGACGCTTTTGGGCGATGTGGCGGCGCAGGGAGAGAGATTGGAAGGTTTGTTTAGCTGGAAGGATCCAAGGGCTACAGGGATATTTGTGGTGGTTTGTTTGTTGGCTTCATTGATGTTTTATGCGGTGCCGTTTAAGGTGGTTGTGCttggttttggtttttatttGCTCCGGCATCCAAGGTTTAGAGGTGATATGCCTTCTATTCCGGTTAACTTTTTCCGGCGGTTGCCTTCTCTTTCAGACCAAATTCTgtga
- the LOC124916042 gene encoding photosystem I subunit O-like — protein sequence MVAKASGGNFERDWKDLNVIGFGLIGWLAPSSIPAINDNSLTGLFFSSIGTELAHFPTGPALTWHMRLFLALTFGQIGFKSRTEDYFNKIN from the exons ATGGTTGCAAAAGCCTCAGGTGGAAA TTTCGAGAGGGATTGGAAAGATCTGAACGTGATTGGGTTTGGGTTGATCGGATGGTTAGCACCTTCCAGTATTCCGGCGATCAACGACAACAGTTTGACCGGACTCTTCTTTTCCAGCATTGGGACTGAGCTTGCTCACTTCCCAACTGGCCCTGCTCTCACTTGGCACATGAGATTGTTCTTGGCATTGACTTTTGGACAAATTGGATTCAAGAGTAGGACCGAAGATtacttcaataaaataaattaa